One part of the Lotus japonicus ecotype B-129 chromosome 2, LjGifu_v1.2 genome encodes these proteins:
- the LOC130741425 gene encoding cysteine-rich receptor-like protein kinase 10, which produces MASLLSLFITFFFFFFTTEAQDTPVYLYKNCSTNTTTTNSAYHLHLRTLLNSLSSNATEFHNSTVAGTSPSDTAYGLFMCRGDVDPAICHQCVVNATHRLQTECSLSNQAIIWYDECTVRYSNRSFFSTVDTRPRLGLLNTANISNQETFMRLLFRTMNSTADAASKSSIGEKKYATMQANISGFQSLYCLAQCTPDLSPSDCRRCLTGVIGDLPWCCQGKQGGRVLYPSCNIRYELYPFYRTTASSPPPQPLLLPPITTPANSEGSSGISAGTIVAIVVPITVAVLLFILGYCFLIKRAKKKRDSVHQGKTASDITNVESLQFDFGTIEAATNNFSADNRLGEGGFGEVFKGTLTSGKEIAVKRLSKSSGQGAEEFKNEVVVVAKLQHRNLARLLGFCLQGEEKILVYEYVANKSLDYILFDPEKQRQLDWSRRYKIIKGIARGILYLHEDSRLRIIHRDLKASNILLDGDMNPKISDFGMARIFGVDQTQGNTSRIVGTYGYMSPEYAMHGEFSVKSDVYSFGVLLMEIISGKKNSSFYQTEGAEDLLSYAWNLWKNGAPLELMDPVLRESHAPNEVMRSIHIGLLCVQEDPADRPTMASIVLMLDSNTVTLPTPKQPAFFVHSGTDSNMQKELQLDQSTTKSITMSVNEMSISEMDPR; this is translated from the exons ATGGCTTCGCTCCTTTCACTGTttatcaccttcttcttcttcttcttcaccactgAAGCACAAGACACTCCCGTTTATCTTTACAAAAACTGCtcaaccaacaccaccaccaccaacagcGCCTACCACCTCCACCTCAGAACCCTCCTCAACTCCCTCTCCTCCAACGCCACCGAATTCCACAACTCCACCGTTGCCGGAACCTCCCCCTCCGACACCGCCTACGGACTCTTCATGTGCCGCGGCGACGTCGACCCCGCCATTTGCCACCAGTGCGTCGTCAACGCCACACACCGCCTGCAAACTGAGTGCTCCCTCTCCAACCAGGCGATCATATGGTACGACGAGTGCACTGTTCGCTACTCCAACCGCTCCTTCTTCTCCACGGTCGATACCAGACCCCGCCTTGGCCTCCTCAACACCGCCAACATCTCCAACCAGGAAACCTTCATGCGGTTGCTCTTCCGAACCATGAACTCAACCGCTGACGCTGCTTCGAAATCTTCAATCGGTGAGAAGAAGTACGCGACGATGCAAGCCAACATCTCAGGGTTTCAGTCGCTGTACTGTTTGGCGCAGTGCACGCCGGATCTCTCGCCGTCGGATTGCAGAAGGTGCCTCACCGGTGTGATTGGAGATCTTCCATGGTGCTGTCAGGGGAAGCAGGGTGGAAGGGTTCTCTATCCCAGCTGTAATATCAGGTATGAGCTTTATCCTTTCTATCGCACCACTGCTTCCTCGCCACCGCCgcagcctcttcttcttcctcccatcACAACTCCAGCAAATTCGGAAG GAAGCAGTGGCATCTCAGCAGGGACTATTGTTGCAATTGTGGTTCCAATTACAGTGGCTGTGCTTCTATTCATCCTTGGTTATTGTTTCTTGATTAAAAGAGCAAAGAAGAAGCGTGATTCTGTACATCAAGGAAAGA CTGCATCTGATATCACCAATGTGGAGTCCTTGCAATTCGATTTCGGCACAATTGAAGCCGCCACAAACAATTTCTCTGCAGATAACAGACTGGGTGAAGGTGGATTTGGTGAGGTTTTCAAG GGCACTCTTACAAGTGGAAAAGAAATAGCTGTTAAGAGACTCTCCAAAAGCTCTGGACAAGGTGCAGAAGAATTTAAGAATGAAGTGGTGGTGGTTGCCAAGCTTCAACACAGAAATTTGGCCAGGCTTCTTGGATTTTGCTTGCAAGGAGAAGAAAAGATACTTGTTTATGAATATGTGGCCAACAAAAGTCTTGACTACATCCTTTTCG ATCCTGAAAAGCAAAGGCAGTTGGATTGGTCAAGACGTTACAAGATTATTAAAGGGATCGCTCGAGGCATTCTATATCTTCATGAAGATTCCAGGCTTAGAATTATACATCGTGATCTCAAAGCTAGCAACATATTGTTGGATGGAGATATGAATCCAAAAATCTCAGATTTTGGCATGGCAAGAATATTCGGAGTTGATCAAACTCAAGGGAACACCAGCAGAATTGTAGGGACATA TGGTTACATGTCTCCAGAGTATGCAATGCATGGAGAGTTCTCTGTTAAGTCTGATGTATACAGTTTCGGAGTCCTCCTTATGGAGATCATAAGTGGCAAGAAGAATAGCTCTTTCTATCAAACAGAAGGTGCTGAGGATCTATTGAGCTAT GCATGGAATCTTTGGAAGAATGGAGCACCTTTGGAACTGATGGATCCTGTTTTAAGGGAATCTCATGCTCCAAACGAAGTTATGAGAAGCATCCATATTGGTTTGCTCTGTGTCCAAGAAGATCCAGCTGACAGACCCACGATGGCAAGCATAGTTCTTATGCTAGACAGTAACACTGTTACTCTTCCAACTCCAAAGCAGCCTGCATTTTTCGTTCATAGTGGAACTGATTCAAACATGC